The genomic region GTGTCATCTGCTGTTGACCAGTTGCACACTAGCGGATTTGGGGAATTTGAAGCTGCAAGTGGAGGAAGCAATATTCTGGTTCCAAATACTTACTCTGGTAATAATCCTAGCAACGAGCTACTACCAGATGATACATCAGCAGTAAAGTCCAGTCATTTGGAATCTTACCAAGATCAGGCAAGTTCTGTTACCAATATGAGTTCTGCTTACAGTTCACTATTGAGTTTTGAGAGCTCCACAACCCAGGGCCTAAAGAAGCCCTCCCAAACAGAAATTCAGCCGACATTCCAATTGATCAACTCCAGTGGTTTTCCTAAGAAAGACACAACAGGTACAATTGCCACGCCTGAATCTCCAAAATGCATTGTTTTGAGAGAACTGCAGGCTGACCACCAAccaacattgaaaacccaatctGCACCGATTTGCTCAGCCCAATCTGGCACGATGGGCTTCGAAAGTAATAACGGCAAAGGTATGCAAGATCAGCGTACAATTCAAGGACGAGATTCAACCGATTGTAGACAGGAGAAGGGTGAGATTCAGCACAAGAAACCAAATTGCCCCACGAGTTTCTTTACCAAGAACCCTACCTCTCCGGATTCTCATATCCCTGATACTGTGGGTGTGTCAGGAGGCATGCCACGTGCAGGGTTTATCCCTTGGATACTAGCTGTTAATAATGTGCTACAACAGACAGTCCAAACGAAACAGAATGCTTCTGCAGCGCTGCAACCTTCTCACAGTCAGTTCCCAGAAAGGGTTTCTACCACCAAAGATTTGCCAACTCCGGCCATGATGTCCGACTGTGCAGGGGCTGTACCAAAcctctttccacacacctgttccctGTGCAACACAGAATGTACTCAGTTTAAGGTGAgtttgtgtttatttcttttaactgTTAATGGTATTGCAAGGTTACTCGTTTATGGCGAGTTGGAAGAATGTTGATTTTTGGTATGGGTAGCTATTGCTGACATGTGAGACACATCGTATCTTCATCCTACGTTCAGTCTTTGACTAGACAGGATCTCCTTAGATTCTGACCTGAAGGACTGCTGCTGTAGTCTACCCACAAGTAATGTCTTGTGTTCTAGAACAGGTAAACACAAACATTGTTAATCAAGCCAGTTTGGAGTTGAGCAGGGAGAGGGGTGATGCTTAAGATATGGCCGAGTTTAAGAACTTCTGGTTCAACACATAGTTTGACAACTGTTAAACTGATATTAGTGAAATAGAAACTGATACAGtaaattcatgcatttttttttattattttttttaattgcaggaTTGGCTCTCCCACAAGGACACTGGTCTTCACCTTCAGAACTGCAAACTCCTTAAacagtcagttttttaaaaaatattattaaTCCTGACCCTTAATGACATTTCTTTCCCGTtcgttactttgaacagttgaccccaagtatttaaactcatttaccttcaccacctctactccgtATAACCTCACTGTACTCAATCATTCACATCTGACTTGTTCcgactgattttcattccccttctctccagagtgtctCAACCTCTCCAGCCTAGTCTTAGCTAGTTCCACTACCAGTACAGATAACATTGTCATCGGCAAACATAGTCCTTGGAGACACTTGTCTGACTGCGTCCTTCAGCTTGTCTATCACCATCGCAAACAAGGAATGGGTCAGAACCCATCCTTTATGCAATTCCACATAAACcatgaatgcatctgtcattcctactccaCATCTCACTACTGTCATACTTTTTAAACAGTTTGGCCAAAACCTCCACTCCCCTTTACCCTAAACATTTCCATTTCTCCACTGATGTCATTTGGACCATCTACTTTTCcagtcttcatcctcttcatagctgtccttACTTCATCTTGACTAATCCTGATCATGTGCCACAACATTGGGGAAGAAATGGCTAAGGTTTGCATATTTTGTAATGTAATTTAGTTGTCACCAAACAGCTATGTGGCCTTTAATAAATAGACTTGTTTTCCCAGATACCCAGATTTGATTGGTGACAATGTGCAGGTGTCCAGGTAAAATCCTAAGTGTTTTCATTATCATTTATGAACTGGTATTTCACAGGTATTGTGTAAATGTCTTTAGTTATCACTCATCGATTTCATTTTTCATCTCTGCTCTCTCCAGTGTTGTATCTAAAGAGGCCAAGCCTTCATGCATTGTCTCCCCTCTGGTTTCCCTGCAACCTGGTCAGAAAGCCACACGGGAGATCTTATATTCATCCCGCTCACCTAGTCCTGAAAACATCCATGTTCCTCGTCATATGGAGGAGCAATCCACTAGTCGGAAATCTAATAGTCGGTCTCAGTCAAGGAGTAGCACCAGTTATAGTTCATGGTCTGTCATTTTTGACACGAAATGAACCTAAATCTTTCAGGAAATATAATAATCCATGTAGTATTTTAAAGCATTCATGGGAGGAAAACTTTGATGTTGCCTTGTCAGTCATCATAACTGCTTCCATCTGGTTTCATAGCAGATTGTCCACCAGGCCACATTGTGAACTTTGTTGCTTATCTCAATATCTGTTATTTTCGCAAATCAAGCTTTACTGTTTCTAGGCTTATTCAGTACTTGAACATGAAGATGCCTGCTGTCAATTTTGGTACGATCAGGATGAGTAATTATTGTTCTCATTATAATTTGGAACAGGTCTAAGACTCAGTCCCGCTCTCCACTTCAAGATTCTTCCTCTTCCTGTCTCTCAAGTACAAGCAGTCAGGAGAGACTATATCAGAAAAGGAGACGCACAGATAGCTCTCCGAGGAGGAGGAGCTGTGCCAGTAGCTCTCCGACGAGGAGGAGGAGCTGTGCCAGTAGCTCTCCGAGTAGCTCTCCGACGACGGGGAGACGCCAGAGCAGGTCGCCGGCAAGGGGGAGACGCCGGGGCAGGTCGCTGGCAAGGGGGAGACGCCGGGGCAGGTCGCCGGCAAGGGGGAGATGCCGGGGCAGGTCGCCGGCAAGGGGGAGACGCCGGGGCAGGTCGCCGGCAAGGGGGAGACGCCCGAGCAGATCTACAAGTAGGAGTAGCACGAGTCGATCGCCCACAAGGAGTCGCTGCACAAGCGGATATCCGACAAGGAACCACACGAGTCGATCTCCAAATTCAATAACTCATGAGAGAAATGGTAACAAGAGACACAAGAGCGGTGCTGAGAACAGTTACAAGAGATGGTCACCTAAATACAGGAGCAAAGCAGGACTTGACTACAAAATTTGCTCCTCACAAAGAAGGTCTCCACAAAGATGGAGCCACGAGAGAACATCTCGGCGAACAGCTAGCCATGATAGCAGTCAGGAGAAACCACCTCCAAAAAGGTGGCGCCACGAGAGGACATCTCGGAGAACGGCTAGCCATGACAGCAGTCAGGAGAGACCATCTCCACAAAGGTGGAGCCATGAGAGGACATTTTGGGGAACAGTTAGCCATGACAGCAGTCAGGAGAGACCATCTTCACAAATGGGGAGCCATGAGAAGATATCTCGGCGAACGGCTAGTCATGACAGCAGTCAGGAGAGACCATCTCCACAAAGGTGGAGCCACGAAAGGCAGTCCCCACAAAGGAGAATGGATAAACTGTACCTAAAGAGAAAGGTTTACAAGAGATTGTCACCTGAAACTACAAACACAGAGAGTAGGAGCAGTGGAAGCCAATCTCTACAAACGAACGGCCATGAACTTGAGTCTTTGAAAAGGGGAAGTCCTAAGCGGCGTTCTCCACTAAAGAAGAGCCACAAGAAGCAATCTCTGCAGAGGAAGCACCACAAGAAAGAGAGTCCCAAAAAACAATCTCCACAAATGAGCAAACATGACAAACGACTTTCCAAAGGGACCTCGCCcagtaaacagaaaaaaatgagcaCGGCAGAGAAACTGGCTAAAAAACTGCTGACACCAGGTTTGATGAAAATCATTTCAAAGTTGATGCTCAAATGTAATTTTGAGGCAAGTGTGAATGAACCAGGACTGAGGTTTGACCCATCTTGTACTTTCTCTTTAGCTCTCAAGGCCCTTGCTCAGCAGCCTGACGTAGATGCTGTGGTTGAAACGATGACTCCTGCCTTGATGTCAGAGCTAATCAAAATGACGGTCTTGTCCTCGTCCTCTTCTTCTCTCCCTGCAAAGAGAAAGAGATCCTCTTCTAaagtaaagaaaaagaaatcaacCAAGTCATCCACAAAACTAAAGTGGAACAGTAAGACGAGTTCCTCCTCGAAGAAGGTACTCTCACGGGTTTACGTTTTGTTCATTGAAGCTCCGTCCAATAATGTGCAACACAAGGAAGTAGAAGTGATGTCTTAAAGTGAATAATTATAGAAGGAAGGGGGAAAAGGATGACCAATTGCAGTCTGTTCAGGAAACAGTCTAATAATTTTTCCTCTGTTCAGGTTGCTAAATCCTCACATCCAGCCCTGGTGAAGCTAAGGTGTGTTCCTGCTTCCCTCACTCATGAGGATTTGGTTGCAGCTGTACAGCCCTTTGCCAAAACCAAATCAGTTCTGTTCTTCCATTCCAAGCAAGATGTTCATCCAAGTTTACGAGTGGTCAGTTCTATATTGTTTAATCCCTTTTCTTTTTTGGTAAAACAACTCTAAAGTATTCTGCTGGCATCCGTCACTTACACTTTGTGATCGTCACTAAACGTAGTATATGCAGTACACATAGTGACCCAAGGAACCTGATTGATTTGGAGGTCACAAGGTCAAAGTAAAGGTCACTTGGgtgtactttgtaaaaaaaaatgttgagcaCAATACCCTCTTTCCTAGTTGGCTTATTGACACAAAATCTTGTATGTGTGTTGGGCGTAGTAACCCCAAGCAGCTTACTGATTTTAAGGTCAAAATCTCTGAGACATACTTTGTGAAGGTCTCATGCAGAAAAGCATCATTTGTCAACAGTAGGTTTATCCAGGTTAGTGCAAACTGTGTCCCCGTCACCCCCACCACATATAGTTTCAATACCTTTTTGGGAAAAATCTTGTCTTGCAGTTAAGACTGTGTTTTGCTCTTAATTCAGAGTTGCTTGTCTCCTTTGCAGGCGCATGTGTatttcaacaggaaagcagatgcTCAGAAACTGAAGCGTATCAAGATTCTCACTATTAAAGGATATCAGATCCCCGTCAGCAAGAAGGTTGAATGTTTGTCTGTTCCTGATAACTATTTTGGCAGCATGCAGGTTAATACAccagtaacatttttttttatctatatgTAGGCCAGTGTTTCCAAAGCAAGAAAGAAGCTTTCACAAAAGTAAGacgagtgtttgttttttttttgtgcctaaACCACTACATTTTGTGCATTTAAatggatatacagtagtgttcagaataatagtgctatgtgactaaaaagattaatccaggttttgagtatatttcttattggtatatgggaaacaaggtaccagtagattcagtagattctcacaaatccaacaagaccaagcattcatgatatgcacactcttaaggctatgaaattgggctattagtaaaaaaaaaagtagaaaagggggtgttcacaataatagtagcatctgctgttgatgctacaaactcaaaactattatgttcaaactgcttttttagcaatcctgtgaatcactaaactagtatttagttgtataaccacagtttttcatgatttcttcacatctgccaggcattaattttgttggtctggaaccaagattttgcatgtttactagtgtgcttggggtcattgtcttgttgaaacacccatttcaagggcatgtcttcagcataaggcaacatgacctcttcaagtattttgacatatccaaactgatccatgatacctggtatgcgatatataggcccaacaccatagtaggagaaacatgcccatatcatgatgcttgcactaccatgcttcactgtcttcactgtgaactgtggcttgaattcagagtttgggggtcgtctcacaaactgtctgcggcacttggacccaaaaagaacaattttactctcatcagtccacaaaatattcctccatttctctttagggcagttgatgtgttctttggcaaattgtaacctcttctgcacatgtcttttatttaacagagggactttgtgggggattcttgcaaataaattagcttcacacaggcgtcttctaactgtcacagcacttacaggtaactccagacggtctttgatcatcctggagctgatcaatgggtgagcctttgccattctggttattcttctaaccattttgatggttgttttacgttttcttccacgcgtctgtttttttttttttgtccattttaaagcattggagatcattgtagatgaacagcctatcattttttgcacctgcgtataggttttcctctctccaatcaactttttaatcaaactgagctgttcttctgaacagtgtcttgaacgtcccattttcctcaggctttcaaagagaaaagcatgttcaacaggtgctggcttcatccttacatgggGGACATCtgatcacacctgtttgttccacaaaattgacgaactcactgactgaatgccacactactattattgtgaacacccccttttctactttttttactaatagcccaatttcatagccttaagagtgtgcatatcatgaatgcttggtcttgttggatttgtgagaatctactgaatctactggtaccttgtttcccatgtaacaataagaaatatactcaaaacctggattaatctttttagtcacatagcatgactattattctgaacattactgtaaatCTGTATGAGGCAAAATTAAAGGTTGTGATGGTGAATTCGGGCTATGATTTTTGACTTGATTATCCTGATTCTCTGCTGTAAATCTCTTCACAGGAGTGATCCTGTCTCAAGTCCCTccaaatggaaaagcaaaaaaatcaAACCCAGCAACAATAAGAAGCCTGCCTTGGGGTTCATGGCATCAAAATGCAGCAGAAGCAAGAAATGTTCTGAACCCAAGTCTGTTACCAGTCAGAAAAAAGCTGCTAAATCCCCAGTGAAATCTCCAAAATCCATCATTAAAGCAAAAGATTTGGTGTGTAAAGCCAAAATCATCTTAATGAGGAAGACCACCAAAATTAAGACGGAGACTGAGGAGGAAGTGACGACCATCTCTGTTGACCGCACACCAACTGCTCCTGATTGTCCACACGATGTTGATGACCTTGAAGAAAAAACGATGGCGAGTCCTGCACCTCGGAGTCCGGTGACAGCTGCGGACGGAGGCGCTGCGCCACCGACCAGTATGTTCGAGGCTTTTGATTTTCATGTTGAATAAAAGAATCTGTGTATGATCTCcatttaaaacaataaataaattgcaTTGGATACATCTTTCATTTTTTTAGCGGTTATATATATGTTCTAGTAGTTGAAGGATAATCTTGCAAAATctacaggtatttttttttttttattattttaagatTCTGTGACTACAAAGTCAGAAATGGATGATGCTACCGCCATTAAAACCAACAACGCAGTCAGCGTGGACTCTTCTCCATGTGAGGCGACACTCATCGCAGCACCAAAGCAGTCGGAGGCGGAGTCCGCGTGTTGGTCCAATGCAGGTGCATGAGAGAAGTTGTTTACGCAGATGATTCAGTGTGAAACACGTGAGGAAATGGAAGCTTTCGTGTTTGTTGCCTCTTTGTGTAGCTTGGGTTGAGTTCTATTTTAAATGGTTTGTTGAAACGTGTGAACAGAGTGCAAACCTGGTGCTATTAGAAATAGATTGCATATTTTTATGAATATTCATGAGTTTAATTTGACCTTTttgtccctccctctctctccttttTGTCTCTTGTAGCTATTTTGAAGACAGAAGTGGTTCCATTGGATGTAGGTGTATTCCTaatatttttgtttttccacatCATGCGATTTTAACTAAGAGTTGGACTAACAGTGGCTACTAGGTGCCTGCAGTTGGCAACAAACAAGTGACACTTTATGGTGTTGGTGCATGTGAAAAGATGCCAGAAAGGGAGCCTCACCTGTGTCCATCAGAACCCAGTATTTCGTCGTGGAACACGCAGTAGCTGCTGGTGGATATTTTCTGGATCGGCTCATTGATGGACTCCATTAACCCTGTGCCCTACTTATCCAAACTGAGTTGAACAGTTAGCTGGGGTGTGACCACCTTCTTCTTATACTGTATATGGAGAATTATCCAAGAGTGCTTTGGAACTGAGGACCTATTTGGGAGACGAGGGGCCCTGACCACCTCCATCATCATAGTCCAGACCAAATATTCAAAGTAGAAAAGGTAGAATTCAATctgtaaagcgagctgtgagcttttcatctgcaggttttttttttttttttttttttgtagcagctacgactcgtcctcacctcttaaagcgcggtgataacagcacaccacctttatttagagctgagctgagcagctccgtatctgcacgttaaaacagctgatcctccgcgacgcgtcaacaactaacactatttttcactcaaatgcacctaaactctttctgaggaccacatgatgtgaaaacgcaataaaactttctgacctgtaaatctggtcatgttttctgcataaatgttatccattctttgtgctcaaatgccaaagcaggggcgaatccagatggaatggggggctTGGGGCAAGGATGCCCCcctctcacaacacccctagattaaaggtccagttttgaagccttttttactacaactactaatactacttaaaataataatttcgacaagtaaaatgtttagagaaaatttaaatgttagaaagaatttaatagttacatttattaacaatgtaggttagaaattacaagttttactgttacagtgctgtcagcagttaaataggaagtcaagaaagaggtctttattttactttttataaaataagtatATATTTTTatagaagtcaagaaagggtgactataaagtgaggccgggaccactacggccatgacggtaaatgaaggttaacttcagctattgatgaacagcaacctaacttgttcataaatcagacatctgtgtctgagagagacattctgatcttcttgtccgaagtaaagtgctgtctaactgggtcactcagatatgaattaaggttggatattattttcgttcgtgctaactgtcagtcacgtaacctagcctagcaatgtaacctgtgcaaatggtgtgcatggctagctaccatgctgtcgccaCCAGGTTGTTtatttctttattctatttgtgtgacggtcgtgcatcggtcatacgaagtatgctgttttgcacagtctgcggtgcggtggcatGGTATAACGGTGtaactgtctaaaatgtattttcccaaggcataatttcacatacctaacattttactttaaattgagtcattctctaagttgattagcaacacaaattggtaataaaagaaatccttgatgttacttgtagcttgtagtgagatagacaactgtctccatcttgtggcctttttgtgtattgtagtttcaaaagttcaacctttgtatccagtcattgatccagtcatccagtcatttcttgctttatatgatgaattgtatcacacaagtaatgatatattatttatagtgtagcctacagtatttctataacaaatgtttttatataatttctatttctaaatttaagtaacaaggctgaatgaaatgacggcttatgtctaaaaagtgacctactgtcaatagatcgtacttttgataaggctatgataactgtatttcgggagaacttttcataatgcttcttatagtgttaaaatgtatgtgtctcctggtgcacattgatcggttaagggaccaaaaaaaaaaacacactgttacAGCaggcttcatttttttcccctttgatacctggtggtggcctggtcttgggcccggcctgaaaaatttccccagtccagccctgggtAAAAGGTCAACATTCACCCCAAACATGCATCTTCTGAGGTCCCCccattctggaattgcccaggcaacatcaaatttaccaaaggtcaatcagtGAAATGTCAAAATCGAAGTACCCCGCCCCCCCACTCTGACGTGCACCAAAGTTATGGCACCTATGGAGATGGATTCTAGAATTGGCCAAAAGAGATCAAATTTGACGAAGGCCGTTCGTTagtgtcaaggtcattggggtcaaatatcAGACTGCAGTAACTGTTACTCTCCACACCTGTGGGTATCATCACCTCGTCATTTTAATTGAGGATTTGTCGTATTCAGCTCATACATGTATTATGTTAGTCACGGATGTCAAATtcttttactttgtcatttgtcAATTCTTATTTTTTGTCATTTGCTTTGTTTAATTTTTGCCTGTTATTTGGGGAATCTTTTGGAATTTTTGGACATCTTGTGCTCAGCAACAATAATGAGGCCTGAATCGTCAACCCTATCCTTCCTTAAGAGCAACCTAACCATCTGTCTTTGACCTATTGATTTGCTGCTTTTGTGGCAATGGCCCTAAATGTCCACCTTCAGTTCTCAAGTCTTCCACCCCACATCATCTGTGATTTTACCACAGAAACTGTCATGGCATCTTGTATTTTACCCCACGTGGGTCAGCATTCTAACTTGTTTCCAAAGGTGGTGAATTTTGATCAGATTGGTGAGATGATACTCTGAATCCCTAATTTGAGTACTAACAAATGTAATTAAAGGGCTACctaacaaaatgtttttttttttttttttttgttttttttttttacttaaatgattaaaaaaggaGGGACTACACCTCTAATGATGATACTGTTTA from Thalassophryne amazonica chromosome 23, fThaAma1.1, whole genome shotgun sequence harbors:
- the LOC117505251 gene encoding uncharacterized protein LOC117505251, producing the protein MAQPLYHPCTSRNKKPTEGQDGFMRLQAEEIPQAASLHLGSQTCLNSTGASSGLSTTGGLFHSLVNHLVTTSGETSSTVDKGTDTSAIEDESPQVGSKDISLTSIQHEELISSGIDKMSYPMASISASVEQTIGQPDTDNGSCSLDWLSDYKTFTADNSSKHFISFFSNCESSANSSSKKGRDMTGIPGLGDSENPVSDQPDTPPQPNQNNCSLTPDANILSHFGLDEEDLEHLISYPQELLTHTNLPIILHQIRLQKTKRAASVQSKADTEYFTSRGTTTFEGLSSSTGSRMQQNGVSSAVDQLHTSGFGEFEAASGGSNILVPNTYSGNNPSNELLPDDTSAVKSSHLESYQDQASSVTNMSSAYSSLLSFESSTTQGLKKPSQTEIQPTFQLINSSGFPKKDTTGTIATPESPKCIVLRELQADHQPTLKTQSAPICSAQSGTMGFESNNGKGMQDQRTIQGRDSTDCRQEKGEIQHKKPNCPTSFFTKNPTSPDSHIPDTVGVSGGMPRAGFIPWILAVNNVLQQTVQTKQNASAALQPSHSQFPERVSTTKDLPTPAMMSDCAGAVPNLFPHTCSLCNTECTQFKDWLSHKDTGLHLQNCKLLKQSKTQSRSPLQDSSSSCLSSTSSQERLYQKRRRTDSSPRRRSCASSSPTRRRSCASSSPSSSPTTGRRQSRSPARGRRRGRSLARGRRRGRSPARGRCRGRSPARGRRRGRSPARGRRPSRSTSRSSTSRSPTRSRCTSGYPTRNHTSRSPNSITHERNGNKRHKSGAENSYKRWSPKYRSKAGLDYKICSSQRRSPQRWSHERTSRRTASHDSSQEKPPPKRWRHERTSRRTASHDSSQERPSPQRWSHERTFWGTVSHDSSQERPSSQMGSHEKISRRTASHDSSQERPSPQRWSHERQSPQRRMDKLYLKRKVYKRLSPETTNTESRSSGSQSLQTNGHELESLKRGSPKRRSPLKKSHKKQSLQRKHHKKESPKKQSPQMSKHDKRLSKGTSPSKQKKMSTAEKLAKKLLTPALKALAQQPDVDAVVETMTPALMSELIKMTVLSSSSSSLPAKRKRSSSKVKKKKSTKSSTKLKWNSKTSSSSKKVAKSSHPALVKLRCVPASLTHEDLVAAVQPFAKTKSVLFFHSKQDVHPSLRVAHVYFNRKADAQKLKRIKILTIKGYQIPVSKKASVSKARKKLSQKSDPVSSPSKWKSKKIKPSNNKKPALGFMASKCSRSKKCSEPKSVTSQKKAAKSPVKSPKSIIKAKDLVCKAKIILMRKTTKIKTETEEEVTTISVDRTPTAPDCPHDVDDLEEKTMASPAPRSPVTAADGGAAPPTNSVTTKSEMDDATAIKTNNAVSVDSSPCEATLIAAPKQSEAESACWSNAAILKTEVVPLDNVTELESLRERLLIVEICNTSLDTVRVVKEMVTSIAPVIRILPLANRICIEMVSSRGLTKVLDTYRGYSPSVREDCVTWTTNVGRFESVDELHQRLQNSTDIPINLNTSKDVLEALPSSVKLQTLHKNKELLLLQELLSLEWTEQEQVTEDQEKKTFKELCTFEEQQNIEQDQEQRLEEQGMSEQDQEQWLEGHRILERDQEQQMLEREQEQQMLEQAQKQQTFVQEPQQTNKEASPPASSTVELPGSHIPTISTSLDAMRRPKLSSVVHQNLILPSAALKPVQGPVHIGKMLPLSNHKPQECFPTPVMMCDYAAVTPKNFPHKCSLCNMWCTNMKVWLLHQNSSFHLQSCKSLRKRYPLWGGDVKCLTSFAGSQVHSKKSYQKSRSRSRSRSRLPSPTHHVSGNIRENCSSRHSSPSSKCETQSSQKTSHSRVATLAKKLLKSSAAQSLSCDSNLEAVAETLAPVLMTELAKWKPSSSSVPSLPTGGPLSAKKKKLVTSSSKAKSSKKVEKGEEVALSSAIKA